Genomic DNA from Halorussus rarus:
GTGAGCGTGGACACCGACCGGCTCTGAGCCGACTCGCTTCCGGGAGGGAGTACTGGAACGCCGAGTAGAACACCTACTGGAACGTCAAATAGTGACCGTCCGGGTCGCGCACGCGCACGCCGTCGTCCAGCTCCTCCACCGCACACACCTCGTCGCGGACCGCATCGGCCACGGCGTGGGGGTCCTCGGCCGCGAACCCCACGTCGACGTGGAGGCCCCCTCGGGCGTCGGCGATGCCGAGGTGGGGTTCCCAGAGCTCGAGGTCCACCGGCCCGGCGAGGCGGACCCTGCGGCGCTGTTCGCCGCGGTCGACGACCTCGAAGCCGAGCGACCGGTAGACCGACTCGGCGCGCGCGAGGTCCTCGACCTCGAGGACGATCTCGAAGATCTCGGTGATGTCGGCGTCGCCCTCGCCGACGCCGCCGATCTCGACGCAGTTGCCGTCCGCGTCGTAGAAATACAACGACTTCGCGCCGCCGAAGTCGAACTCCGTGAGGTCGAACGACTCCGCGAGCCGGTCGTACCACGCCCGGTAGCGGTCCGGCGGTGCGGCGAATGCGTAGTGGGTGTGGACCCCGCCGCGGGGCACGCCGCCGGGCTCGCGGAGGACGAGGTCGGACCCGCCGGCGTCGAGAACCACTTCGCCGTCGCCCTCGCGGACCACCGGGAGGTCGAGGTGGCTCGCGTAGAACTCCCGCGCGCGGTCGAGGTGCTTCGCTTCGAGCGCCAGCCATCGCAACCCCGAGAGCATGGTCCCGTCGTACGCACGCCCGGCGCATAAACCCCCGTGCGCGACCTGACTTCGAGACGTCACGGGCCGGAGGCCGACGACGGCGCGACCCCCAGTTCTCGTCACCGGGACCGCACTCGTCGCCGGGTCGTCGGTGGGGATTTTGTGGCTCGGCCCCGTACCGGCGGCCATGCCGATGAAGAAGTCACAGCCCGCGACGGATTACGAGGAGATAGCCCGCTGGGACGGCGGCGTGGGCTGGATCGCCCACCCGAACGAGACGATGCTCCGGGCCAGCCACGCCCTCGCCACCGACGCGGGCGTCTGGGTGATAGACCCCGTCGACGCCCCGGGCATCGACGACCTGCTCGCGGAGTTCGGCGACGTGGCGGGCGTCGTCGTCCTGCTGAACCGCCACTACCGCGACGCCGACGCCGTCGCGCGCCGTCACGACGTTCCGGTCTACGTCCCCGCGTGGTTCGACGAGGTCGAGGAGCTGGACGCCGAACTCCGCCGGTTCGACGACACCCTGCCGGACACGGACTACCGCGTGCTGGAGGTGTTCGACAGGTTCGGCTGGGAGGAGGCGGCGCTCTACGACGACCAGTCCGGAACGCTGGTCGTCCCCGAGAGCGTCGGCAACGCGCCGTACTTCACCACGCCCGGCGAGCGGATCGGCGTCCACCCGATGCTCCGGCTGACCCCGCCGTCGGGGCTGCGGGGCCTCCGGCCCGAGCGCGTGCTGGTCGGGCACGGACGCGGCGTGTCCGACGACGCGACGCGTGCGCTCGCCGACGCCCTCGACGGGTCGCGGCGGGCGGCGCCGAAACTCTACGCCCAGAGCCTGCGGCTGCTGTTCCAGCGGTAACGGCCGCGATAATCTCCGAGCCCGACGCGGCGATAAATTTTTGGAGTGTCGCCGTAAACGAGAAGATATGCATTTCCTCCGAGGGGTGGATTCGACTCCGAAACGGCGGGAGGTGGGGCCGTGAGCCTCTCGTTCGAGCCGACCGCCGGCCAGCGCGGCGTCGAGGTCAGGGACCACATCGAGCGCCGCACCTACGCGATTCGAACGCCGACCGACGTCTCGCCGACGCCGGCCGACGCCGGCGCCTTCCGGTTCCCCGTGGACGAGGCGGTGTCGATCGAGACCGGCGCGGTCGAACTGCCGACGTTCGTGGCGTCGTACGTTCGGGACGCCGACGGCGAGATGCGCCTCCAGGTGAACCCCGGAACCGACCGACAGCTCCCGGCCGGAGCATACGACGTCGAGCTGTGCACGCCGATGAAGCTGTACCTCGCGGTCGACGGTCCGCTGTCGGTCACAGCGAGCGACGACCGGATCCGGTTCGGGTTCGGGTCCGAGACCGGAGTGCGAGTCGGCGCGCGGTCGCACCACGAGCGCCCGGCGGCGACGGTCACCACGACCGAGAACCCCCGCGACGTGATGGCCGCGCTCTCGACGCTCGGGTCGGCGCTGAAGACCACCTCGCCCGAGCGGTCGTTCCCGACCCTGCGGGGTCACCCGCCGCTGA
This window encodes:
- a CDS encoding VOC family protein, with the protein product MLSGLRWLALEAKHLDRAREFYASHLDLPVVREGDGEVVLDAGGSDLVLREPGGVPRGGVHTHYAFAAPPDRYRAWYDRLAESFDLTEFDFGGAKSLYFYDADGNCVEIGGVGEGDADITEIFEIVLEVEDLARAESVYRSLGFEVVDRGEQRRRVRLAGPVDLELWEPHLGIADARGGLHVDVGFAAEDPHAVADAVRDEVCAVEELDDGVRVRDPDGHYLTFQ